In Macadamia integrifolia cultivar HAES 741 chromosome 12, SCU_Mint_v3, whole genome shotgun sequence, the following are encoded in one genomic region:
- the LOC122056907 gene encoding WD repeat-containing protein 48-like, which produces MHRVGSAGNTSNSSRPRKEKRLTYVLNDADGTKHCAGVNCLAVLRTSVPDGCDYLFTGSRDGTLKRWALAEDSATCSATFESHVDWVNDAVLAGDNILVSCSSDTTLKTWNCLSDGTCTRTLRQHSDYVTCLASTQKNSNIVASGGLGGEVFIWDLEAALVPVSKSTDVMEDDSSNGLMGTGNSGLPITSLRSSSPSSSISLHPNQSHGYGPIAAKGHKESVYALAMNDDGSLLVSGGTEKVVRVWDPRTGSKTMKLRGHTDNIRALLLDPTGSFCLSGSSDSMIRLWDLGQQRCVHSYAVHTDSVWALASTPTFSHVYSGGRDLSLYLTDLATRESVLLCTKEHPILQLALHDDSIWVATTDSSVHMWPADGHNPQKVFQKGGSFLAGNLSFSRARACLEGSTPVPVYKEPSFTIPGTPGIVQHEILNNRRHILTKDTADSVKLWEITRGIVVEDYGKVSFEEKKEELFEMVSIPAWFTTDTRLGSLSIHLDTPQCFSAEMYSADLNIPGKPEDDKVNLARETL; this is translated from the exons ATGCACCGTGTGGGTAGTGCGGGGAACACATCTAACTCATCCCGCCCAAGGAAGGAAAAGAGGTTGACGTATGTGCTGAATGATGCTGATGGCACAAAG CATTGTGCAGGGGTAAATTGCTTGGCAGTATTAAGGACGTCAGTACCTGATGGTTGTGACTATCTTTTTACTGGAAGCCGAGATGGAACACTGAAGAGATGGGCTCTGGCTGAAGATTCTGCTACCTGCTCTGCTACATTTGAGTCTCATGTTGACTgg GTCAATGATGCAGTCCTTGCAGGTGATAACATCCTTGTGTCATGCTCCTCAGACACCACCCTAAAG ACCTGGAATTGCTTGTCTGATGGGACTTGTACAAGGACTCTTCGTCAACACTCTGACTATGTTACTTGTCTTGCATCAACCCAGAAAAAT AGCAATATTGTTGCCTCTGGTGGCCTTGGTGGGGAGGTTTTCATTTGGGACCTTGAAGCTGCACTTGTTCCAGTCTCAAAGTCCACTGATGTAATGGAAGATGATAGTTCAAATGGTTTAATGGGCACTGGGAATTCTGGGCTGCCCATTACAAGTTTACGTTCTAGTAGTCCAAGCAGCAGCATTTCACTCCACCCGAACCAGTCACATGGATATGGTCCTATTGCTGCAAAGGGTCATAAAGAGTCCGTTTATGCATTGGCAATGAATGACGATGGAAGCCtacttgtttctggtggaactGAGAAG GTTGTGCGTGTTTGGGATCCTAGAACTGGTTCAAAGACTATGAAGTTAAGGGGGCACACAGATAACATAAGGGCTCTCCTTCTGGATCCTACTGGAAG tttctgcttatcAGGATCCTCTGATTCTATGATCAG ACTATGGGATCTTGGTCAGCAGCGTTGTGTACATTCCTATGCTGTGCATACAGACTCTGTTTGGGCACTTGCCAGCACGCCAACATTCAGCCATGTTTATAGTGGTGGAAGGGACCTTTCT TTATACCTAACAGACTTGGCAACAAGAGAGAGTGTGCTACTTTGCACAAAAGAACACCCTATTTTGCAACTTGCATTGCATGATGATAGCATATGGGTTGCAACAACTGATTCTTCGGTGCATATGTGGCCGGCTGACGGACATAACCCACAGAAGGTTTTTCAAAAAGGTGGTTCATTTTTGGCTGGCAATTTGTCCTTTTCCAGGGCAAGAGCTTGTTTAGAAGGATCTACCCCC GTACCTGTTTACAAAGAACCATCATTTACGATTCCTGGAACTCCAGGAATTGTTCAGCATGAAATTTTAAACAACAGACGGCATATCCTGACTAAG GATACAGCGGACTCGGTTAAGCTATGGGAGATCACCAGGGGAATTGTGGTTGAGGATTATGGCAAG GTTTCAtttgaagagaagaaggaagaactgTTTGAGATG GTGAGTATTCCTGCATGGTTCACTACAGACactaggcttggaagcttgtcTATCCATTTGGACACACCACAATGCTTTTCTGCTGAAATGTATTCTGCTGACCTTAACATTCCTGGGAAACCTGAGGATGACAAG GTCAATCTAGCACGAGAAACACTT
- the LOC122057133 gene encoding uncharacterized protein LOC122057133: MAPPKGVVVTVPVLVLSVASAAIFLFFLLSSLSSCSCPPPTSTATQTTSADKRSTTDRISPTVEDLAWVKDQIQKNNLHMQLNVLRKGINPRTRAQQLEDLTQFKGISHYEGDEANNHTSLPCPGELLVEEHHSNYGEPWAGGRDVFEFLAESVQLKSDSHVLEIGCGTLRVGLHFIRYLVPEHFHCLEKDELSLMAAFRYELPSQGLLYKRPLILKGEDMDFSNFGSGFQYDLIYASAVFLHMPDKLVWVGLEKLVARLIPYDGRIFVSHNIKFCSRLGGEECTKKLSSLGLEYLGKHNHDSLLFNHYEIWFEFRRSKV; the protein is encoded by the exons ATGGCTCCACCGAAGGGTGTGGTGGTCACAGTGCCAGTGCTAGTGCTCTCAGTGGCATCTGCTgctatcttcctcttcttccttctttcttctctctcctcatgcTCCTGCCCCCCACCTACCTCCACCGCCACTCAAACTACTTCGGCCGACAAGAGATCCACTACGGATCGAATATCTCCTACAGTAGAAGACCTCGCTTGGGTGAAAGATCAAATCCAGAAGAACAATCTACATATGCAACTCAATGTCCTCCGCAAGGGCATTAACCCTCGCACTCGCGCTCAACAGCTCGAAGATTTAACCCA atTCAAGGGTATCTCACACTACGAAGGAGATGAAGCGAACAATCACACTTCCTTGCCATGCCCTGGAGAATTGCTTGTGGAGGAACACCACAGCAACTATGGGGAACCCTGGGCTGGAGGACGCGATGTGTTTGAGTTTCTTGCAGAGTCAGTTCAGCTGAAGTCAGACTCCCATGTCCTCGAGATTGGGTGTGGTACCCTTCGTGTTGGACTGCATTTTATCCGTTACTTGGTTCCAGAGCACTTCCATTGCCTAGAAAAGGATGAGCTTTCTCTTATGGCGGCATTTCGGTATGAGCTTCCATCTCAAGGTCTCTTGTACAAGCGACCTTTGATTTTGAAAGGTGAGGATATGGATTTCAGTAACTTTGGATCAGGTTTCCAGTATGATTTGATCTATGCAAGTGCTGTTTTCCTTCACATGCCGGATAAACTCGTCTGGGTAGGACTAGAGAAGTTGGTAGCTAGGTTGATACCTTATGATGGCAGGATTTTTGTCTCTCACAATATAAAGTTCTGTTCTCGATTGGGGGGAGAGGAGTGTACAAAAAAGCTATCGAGTCTAGGGCTGGAGTATCTTGGAAAACATAACCATGATAGCTTGCTCTTCAACCACTATGAGATTTGGTTCGAGTTCAGACGATCCAAGGTTTAA